A stretch of DNA from bacterium:
GGGGGGCGCCAAGTCGGCCCGGACCGCGCAGACCCCGATGACCTCGGGAGGAGGCGTCGAGTTCAACGGGATGCTCATCGACACGACCAAGTGCATCGGCTGCCGTGCCTGCGAGGAGGCGTGCAACGAGGCGAACAAGCTGCCCAAGCCGATCGTTTCCTTCTCCACCGAGAGCGTGTTCGAGGAGAAAAGGGAAACCACCCCGGACGCC
This window harbors:
- a CDS encoding 4Fe-4S binding protein — translated: MTISRRNFLKVAGAAGGILLAGGAKSARTAQTPMTSGGGVEFNGMLIDTTKCIGCRACEEACNEANKLPKPIVSFSTESVFEEKRETTPDA